The stretch of DNA CAACGCCTGCCCGTGCTCGTGGTCGCGGGTAAGTGCGTTCCATCCGCCCAGCGTAGAAATGTCGCCGTAGATGTTGTCGTACTCCGCAAGCAGGTCCCAGATCCGACCGCGTGACGTGATCGAGCCCTCCGGGATGCTGCCGAGATCGACTGGTTCGACATCCGAGTCGATGTGTGCCCACCACCCGTGGGCGTGGGCGACGAAGTTGACGTCCGGATACGACGCGAGGACGTCTTCGAGCCGCGGGAGACCGACCTCGTCGGTCATCGACTGCTGGTCGGTGTGAAAGATGATCGGGAGACCGTAGTCGGCACACAGTTCGTACAATGATTCGAGGCGTTCGTCGTCAATGTCCATCTCAACCTTTAGTTCGCCAAATCCACGAGCACCACGGCTGATGTAGTGCTCGAGGAGGTCTCTGGCAGCGTCCTCGCCGTCGACTTCCCGCGGATCGATCGAGCAGAACGGAACGAGTCGGTCGGGATACGCCTCGAGTTCGTCGAGCACCCACGAGGTTGGTATTTCGACCGGAAAGCTCTCGGGAAAACCGAGCGGAAGCACGACCGCACGATCGATCCCATTGGCATCCATCCAGTCGACGAGCTGATCGGCGGAAAGCGGGTCTCGCCCCCGTGCTTCCGCCGGGGTGATGTGCGTGTGAGCGTCGAACAGCGGGAGGTCACTGACGGATTCTCTCTCGCGTTCGTCGGTCTCTGAATGCGATGTCGAACCGTCGGCATCGCTCGAGACGAATCCAGCAGTGGGTATGGAAAGTCCAACACCTGCTGTTGCGAGATATCGCCGCCGCGTCGGATTAACTCCCGCGCATTGGGTGTCTTCAGCGTCCGAGTCGCCTGGCTCTGAATCACGGGGAGCCAAATCGTCGACGGAACGGGGCATATCCGGTCGTTCTACAGCGTGCTGTTTATTAGTGGTTGATGATGAATTTAATAAACTCACTTAAAACACATAGTTAAGAGGATGTAACAAACCTGGGCGGATAGCGCTGCTGTCACCGTTTTTGTGCGATACTGCCAATGGGACCCCACGCTGGTGGAATACGAGTATCGCTCCGTTGCTATTCGACATATTCGCCTCCGATCCGGGGGTCGCCACCGTTCCTTCCGTTATCATCCGGGCCCGGTTCCTCGTGCTGTTTCGTTCCAATCGGTGACGCTCGAGGGATCCGCATGCCGGCTCAGGCCCGAGTGTAAAATATAATTAAACTCTTGCACACTTACCGGAGATCCATTAAATACGCCCCGCTGAAGTGTGTGGATTCCCACCAAGTCAAACAAGGATGGGCACTGCAGGCTCTAGTTCGAGTGTCGAACGACTCGGCCTTTGAGGCGTGAGGCGGCCGAAATCGACCGTCTCAAAACGGTGTTCTGACGGGGACTCGCGTGGAGATGACCAATGAGTCTCGAACCAATCGAACCCAACCACGCACTCGAACTGTATCTGGCCGACCGTGAAAACAGTGTCACCCAGGCCACGCTGTACTCCCACCGTTCACGACTGGGCCACTTCATCCGGTGGTGCAACGAAGTAGAAACCGAAAACCTGAACGAATTCACAGGCCGCCAACTCCACGAGTTCCGGATCTGGCGACGCGTCGAAGGCGACCTGGCACCGGCTACTGAGAAGACCCAAATGGACACGTTGCGCGTGTTCATCAAGTGGCTGGAGTCAATCGATGGCGTCGAACAGGATTTGCACACGAAGGTGCTGTCCCCGACGCTGACCGGAAACGACAACATCCGGAGCGTGATGCTGGACTCAAAGCGAGCTGAACAGATCTTGGATATCTGCGAAAATACGAGTACGCGTCGCGGCCCCACGTGGCGTTGGAACTAATGTGGCATACAATGCTGCGGGTTGGTGCAGTCCACGCCCTGGATTGTGCCGACTACGATCCTGCGAACCAGGCACTCGAAGTAATCCATCGCCCAGAGACTGGGACACCATTGAAGAGCGGTGAGACGGGACAGCGATTCGTTGCGCTCTCTGAAGACGTCTGTGAGGTGCTGAATGACTGGATCGAACAGCAACGGCCAGCAGTCACCGACGAGCACGGCCGCGAACCACTCGTGACAACACCGGAAGGGCGTGCTCACACGACGACTCTACGCGGTGACTGCTATCGGTACACTCGTCCATGCGTCCCCACGAGAGAGTGCCCGCACGGACGTAATATCGAGGAATGTTCGGCCACCGACTACGACGGCGCTTCGGAGTGTCCATCATCGGTGAGTCCGCATGCTCTTCGACGGGGCGGCATCACTCACGCGCTCTCGGAAGACTGGCCAATGAAGGCGGTTGGGGATCGGGCGAACGTCTCGGAAACGGTGCTGGAGATGCATTACGATTCTCGCTCAGAAGAAGAGAAAATGGAACAGCGGAGGGAGTATCTGGACGATCTCTGACGGGAGATGTCCACAATTTTTCGGGGTTTCGGCCAGTGTTAGTGCACCCGAGAAGCCGCATGATCGAGAAATCGATGACTGTGAAGCGCTACTCACCAACAACGCACACGCGTGTCCATCGACGCTAAGTCTTCACCCAATCCGACGCGGGACGATCACTCCTTTTTGAAAACGGACGGTCTTGAGAACATCGTGAGTGACCGGATGATTTGCCGTGGCACGCTGAAGGATAAGATATCCACCGCCGAGCAGGACGAGAAGAAAGACGAGCGGAACGAACATTCCGACGAGTGGCCACCAACCACTGGTAGTCCCGTTCCAGCCCATCATTCCACCGTATCCCATCATCCTTCCGAACCCCTTCTCATCCTGAGCAACAGTAGTACGATAATTACCCCGAGGAGAAGGAGAATCAGCGTAGTAGGGTTAAGCTAGTCCGAGGACGACATCGGTAATCAGGCCTCCGATGCGGATTCGAATTCGTCATTGACGGTCGAAAGGGTTCGCTCGAATCGATCGTGAACCTCCGTTGCGATAGAGTCGAGCGCCTCGTTGTCGGCGATACCGACGAGTTGGTGGGGATCAACCGCACCCACGACGACGGTTCCCTCGTCAGTTTCGTAGACGATGACGTTACACGGGAGAACTGCGCCGAGTTCGATTTCCTCGGTCAATCCCTCGTGTGCGAGTGCTGGGTTGCACGCACCGAGAATTCTGTACTGCTGAAATTCCTCTCCGAGTTTCTCCTTGAGCGTCGCTTGGACGTCGATGTCGCAGAGTACGCCGAACCCCTCGCCTTCAAGGACAGCAATCGTTGTATCAACGACTTCGCCGAAGTCACCAGCCACCGATTTTTGTATAGTATATCCCATATCGCACACGCTACTGGAAGGGGCTCAATCGTGTTGGCGTGAGTCTTTGTACATCTTTTTTGATTCATCGGCAGCGAGGATCCAAGAAGAGTTCGGCAAATAGAACATTTTGAAGAGTTCAAAGATTGAATTGTTTCGGATTGTAACAGAGCCAAATACACATATGTGGTTATTTCCTATCCTCTTCTCCAAGAACGACTTTATATTGCATTGACCCTCCGTATAGCGAGTACAATACAAACAGCATCCCAATTGCGACGATTCCTGTTTGGATTGCACCCGCCTGATAAATTGACATCACTTCCAACTCGAACAGGATCCCTTCGATGACCGATCCCAGACTGATGAACACGAATCCGATCGCAACGTACAGCATTGGTTGCCCGTTCCCCCGACGATAGCTCCGATAGGCTTGCAAAGCGATCAGGAATCCGAGCACTACAACGACGAGTTTGGCGATAATGAGTTCTGTATGCATGCTTATTCACCCCGAATGTTCCCCCACATTCTGGCGAATCGATCTGGGGTGTCTTCTTCAATCTCTAATTGGATTTCGTACTGTCCATCGGCAAACGTGACGAGGACGGCGTTGAGTATCGTTTCGTATTGCTTCCGATGGTGTCCGTGTGGATCGATCTGGAGATTTTCACTCACCAGTCCGGCTGCCTGGAGTTGATCGACTCGGTCATAAATCGTCGATTTGGATCCGTCACATTTCTCTCCGAGTTCCTCGACCAACATCGGCTGTTTACTCAAGTAGGCCAGAATCTCACGTGCGTAGTCGTCAGCCAAGAGATCAAGCACCTGTTCGGACTCTGGCTCGCCCATGTGATAGCACGAACTGCACCCACTGTGAAAAACGGTGTCATTCAGAGTGCTCCACCGGGTACTCTGCGACGTGAACTGAGAATGAGGACTTCTGGCGAATCTCCCCCATATATATCTTTCCCACAAACGGCGACCCACGGATTGTGCAATAGTGATTATACTATACAATACCGTACTAGCTACTGTGATCGAACCATGACGCAATTACCCATATCGGTCGGCCAGAGCGGACGCAACTCCCTCCTCGCAGGAATGATGCTCCTCTTCACTGCTACCGGGAGCGTTGCTGCACAGCAGAGAACGAATGGATACGGTGGGATGATGAACGAGGGCTGGGGGATGTTCGGCGGCTGGGGCTTCCTCTGGCTGTTGTTGCTCGCTGGACTCATCGTCCTCGTCGTCTCCGCGGTCAATGGGAGCGACCAGTCCCAGGGCGGTGAACAACCCGATCGAGCGCTCGCAGAACTCCGCGAACGCTACGCACGAGGAGAGATCGACGAAGAAGAGTTCGAAGAACGTCGCCGCACGCTCGGCGATACGAGGTAATTCCAGATGCCCAACCACACACTCACTCGACGGCGCACGCTCTCACTCACCGGCAGTACAATTACTGCTGGTCTAGCGGGATGTGTAACCAACGGTACTGATCAGCTCACGAATAACGGAAATACAGACGAAGATGAAACAGGCGCATCCCAAGATGACTCGGACGGTGACCACGACCACGAGGTCGAGCACACGCTCGGCCATCCGGAGGAGCACATCGAAGTGAGGATGGAATCCGACGACGAGACTCATCACTTCGTCCCACACGCCGTTCACGTCGAATTGGGAGGAACGGTGACGTGGATGCTCGACAGCGGTGTCCACGATACGGTCGCGTACCATCCGGAGAACGCCTCTATCCTCCCATCAGCGTCCGATCAACGAATTCCAGATGGTACTGATCCGTGGGCGAGCGAAATCTACGACACGGAAGGTGAATCGTTCGAGATGACCTTCGAAGAGGAGGGCATCTACGACTACACCTGTACGATCACCGGACACGGCCATCGGGGTGGCGGCCACCACGGAGGGCACCAATCACACGAATCCACGGGGATGGTTGGCCGCGTGATCGTCGGCGATCCTGATCTCGATCCAGATGAGCAACCGGCAATGCGGCCACCTTCCAGCGAACTACCTGAAGCCGCACGCCATGAACTGGAACAGTTCAACGACCAGACTCGGGATGCCCTCAACGATCACTGATCGGCACCCAAATAGTATTGTTAGATAAACTCAATACTTTGGCGCATCCGTACCTTATGGACACTAATGAATAAACAAACGAACCGCGATATGCCGAAAGTAGGAACGCAATGACGCCGTTGCCTAATTCCCGAATTAACCGACGTGACGTACTCAAGTCCGGTGCTATCGCAGGTGGAACCCTGATCGCTGGATGTTTCGATACCACAACCAATGACGATGCATCGCCGGACGAACGCGAATTCCCAGAGCCGCAATACGGCGATCCGGATCGGGAGTACCACCTTCGCGCGACCGAGAGTGAAGTGATGGTCGCAACCGACGATCCCTACAACGGCTGGACGTACAACGGTGAGTATCCAGGCCCCGAAATCCGTGCGGTGGAGGGTGAACGCGTCCGCGTCACCGTCGAGAACGACCTGCCGGAGGAAACGACGATTCACTGGCACGGGATGGTACTCGACGGTGATAACGCGATGGACGGCGTTCCGGGCGTCACCCAGGCCGCGATCGAACCTGGAGAGGAATTCGTCTACGAGTTCGATGCAGAACCGGCTGGCACTCATTGGTATCATAGCCACGTCGGTCTGCAACTGGATCGAGAACTGCTCGGCCCACTCATCATCGAAGAACGGGATCCGCACATCGAGTACGACACGGATGAGACGCTCATCTTGGATGAGTACCTCCCAACCGAACCACGTGTTGATACCTCAAGCGGAAATGGAGGCGGAATGGGTGGCATGGGCGGCATGGGAGGTGGTGGATTCCCCGATGCACCGCCGGCAGAAGGAACACTGATCAATGGACGTCTCCCGGAGGAACCGGCAACCATCGATGTCGAAGAGGGCGACCAGATTAGACTCCGACTCATCAACGCAGCAGCGGCGGCGACCTACGAAATCGGTATCGACGACCACGAACTCACCGTTACTCATACGGACGGCCCAGCCGTCGAACCCGTCCCCGTCGATACGCTCGAAATCGGCCCAGGGGAGCGATACGATGTAGTCGTTGAGGCACGATCCCCAGGTACGTGGCCGATCCGGATCTGGCCCGTCGATGAATCGACGTCGGCTGGCCGGGCACTACTGGACTACGACCAGTCTGATGGGGACGGCACTGAAGGTACAATCGGTTCTCGTCAGCTCCAGCTCTCGGATCTCAATGCGATCGATTCTCTCGATGCCTATAGTGGTGAGCCAGATCG from Natronorubrum tibetense GA33 encodes:
- a CDS encoding SHOCT domain-containing protein, giving the protein MTQLPISVGQSGRNSLLAGMMLLFTATGSVAAQQRTNGYGGMMNEGWGMFGGWGFLWLLLLAGLIVLVVSAVNGSDQSQGGEQPDRALAELRERYARGEIDEEEFEERRRTLGDTR
- a CDS encoding ArsR/SmtB family transcription factor; translated protein: MGEPESEQVLDLLADDYAREILAYLSKQPMLVEELGEKCDGSKSTIYDRVDQLQAAGLVSENLQIDPHGHHRKQYETILNAVLVTFADGQYEIQLEIEEDTPDRFARMWGNIRGE
- a CDS encoding DUF7521 family protein, whose protein sequence is MHTELIIAKLVVVVLGFLIALQAYRSYRRGNGQPMLYVAIGFVFISLGSVIEGILFELEVMSIYQAGAIQTGIVAIGMLFVLYSLYGGSMQYKVVLGEEDRK
- a CDS encoding multicopper oxidase family protein — protein: MVATDDPYNGWTYNGEYPGPEIRAVEGERVRVTVENDLPEETTIHWHGMVLDGDNAMDGVPGVTQAAIEPGEEFVYEFDAEPAGTHWYHSHVGLQLDRELLGPLIIEERDPHIEYDTDETLILDEYLPTEPRVDTSSGNGGGMGGMGGMGGGGFPDAPPAEGTLINGRLPEEPATIDVEEGDQIRLRLINAAAAATYEIGIDDHELTVTHTDGPAVEPVPVDTLEIGPGERYDVVVEARSPGTWPIRIWPVDESTSAGRALLDYDQSDGDGTEGTIGSRQLQLSDLNAIDSLDAYSGEPDRTIDLTLSGGMMGGDGDEWTIDGQAYPDTDPISIKEDEHVRFRMVNRSPVRHPMHLHGHHFAVGNALKDTVIVPGHMGEITIDFVAENPGAWFFHCHHLYHMETGMAREVPYEQ
- a CDS encoding DUF302 domain-containing protein, translating into MGYTIQKSVAGDFGEVVDTTIAVLEGEGFGVLCDIDVQATLKEKLGEEFQQYRILGACNPALAHEGLTEEIELGAVLPCNVIVYETDEGTVVVGAVDPHQLVGIADNEALDSIATEVHDRFERTLSTVNDEFESASEA
- a CDS encoding plastocyanin/azurin family copper-binding protein, whose translation is MPNHTLTRRRTLSLTGSTITAGLAGCVTNGTDQLTNNGNTDEDETGASQDDSDGDHDHEVEHTLGHPEEHIEVRMESDDETHHFVPHAVHVELGGTVTWMLDSGVHDTVAYHPENASILPSASDQRIPDGTDPWASEIYDTEGESFEMTFEEEGIYDYTCTITGHGHRGGGHHGGHQSHESTGMVGRVIVGDPDLDPDEQPAMRPPSSELPEAARHELEQFNDQTRDALNDH
- a CDS encoding amidohydrolase family protein; translated protein: MPRSVDDLAPRDSEPGDSDAEDTQCAGVNPTRRRYLATAGVGLSIPTAGFVSSDADGSTSHSETDERERESVSDLPLFDAHTHITPAEARGRDPLSADQLVDWMDANGIDRAVVLPLGFPESFPVEIPTSWVLDELEAYPDRLVPFCSIDPREVDGEDAARDLLEHYISRGARGFGELKVEMDIDDERLESLYELCADYGLPIIFHTDQQSMTDEVGLPRLEDVLASYPDVNFVAHAHGWWAHIDSDVEPVDLGSIPEGSITSRGRIWDLLAEYDNIYGDISTLGGWNALTRDHEHGQALLESHHDQLVFGTDYLFPGQEIPHFDLFDQFDLGLDAWANIRYRNIEALLR